A genome region from Macrotis lagotis isolate mMagLag1 chromosome 4, bilby.v1.9.chrom.fasta, whole genome shotgun sequence includes the following:
- the TNKS2 gene encoding poly [ADP-ribose] polymerase tankyrase-2 has translation MSGRRCAGGGGPGAGAASAGEAVEPAARELFEACRNGDVERVKKLVTPEKVNSRDTAGRKSTPLHFAAGFGRKDVVEYLLQNGANVQARDDGGLIPLHNACSFGHAEVVNLLLRHGADPNARDNWNYTPLHEAAIKGKIDVCIVLLQHGAEPTIRNTDGRTALDLADPSAKAVLTGEYKKDELLESARSGNEEKMMALLTPLNVNCHASDGRKSTPLHLAAGYNRVKIVQLLLQHGADVHAKDKGDLVPLHNACSYGHYEVTELLVKHGACVNAMDLWQFTPLHEAASKNRVEVCSLLLSYGADPTLLNCHNKSAIDLAPTPQLKERLAYEFKGHSLLQAAREADVARIKKHLSLEIVNFKHPQTHETALHCAAASPYPKRKQVCELLLRKGANINEKTKEFLTPLHVASEKAHNDVVEVVVKHEAKVNALDNLGQTSLHRAAHCGHLQTCRLLLSYGCDPSIVSLQGFTALQMGNENVQQLLQEGLPLSNSDADRQLLEAAKAGDVDTVKKLCTAQSVNCRDIEGRQSTPLHFAAGYNRVSVVEYLLQHGADVHAKDKGGLVPLHNACSYGHYEVAELLVKHGAVVNVADLWKFTPLHEAAAKGKYEICKLLLQHGADPTKKNRDGNTPLDLVKDGDTDIQDLLRGDAALLDAAKKGCLARVKKLSSPDNVNCRDTQGRHSTPLHLAAGYNNLEVAEYLLQHGADVNAQDKGGLIPLHNAASYGHVDVAALLIKYNACVNATDKWAFTPLHEAAQKGRTQLCALLLAHGADPTLKNQEGQTPLDLVTADDVSALLTAAMPPSALPCCYKPQVINGLRSTGATSDVLSSVPSSPSTLSAASSLDNLSGSFPELSSVVNSSGTEGASGLEKKEVPGVDFSINQFVRNLGLEHLIDVFEREQITLDILVEMGHKELKEIGINAYGHRHKIIKGVERLISGQQGLNPYLTLNTSGSGTILIDLSPEDKEFQSVEEEMQSTVREHRDGGHAGGIFNRYNILKIQKVCNKKLWERYTHRRKEVSEENHNHANERMLFHGSPFVNAIIHKGFDERHAYIGGMFGAGIYFAENSSKSNQYVYGIGGGTGCPVHKDRSCYICHRQLLFCRVTLGKSFLQFSAMKMAHSPPGHHSVTGRPSVNGLALAEYVIYRGEQAYPEYLITYQIVKPEAIAEG, from the exons GTTTTGGTCGGAAAGATGTAGTTGAATATTTGTTACAAAATGGCGCTAATGTCCAAGCTCGTGATGATGGGGGTCTTATTCCTCTCCATAATGCCTGCTCCTTTGGTCACGCTGAAGTTGTCAATCTCCTCTTGCGACATGGTGCAGACCCAAATGCTCGGGATAACTGGAATTATACTCCTCTGCATGAAGCTGCTATTAAAGGAAAGATTGATGTTTGCATAG TCCTCTTGCAACATGGAGCAGAACCAACCATCCGTAATACAGATGGAAGGACAGCATTGGATTTGGCAGACCCATCTGCAAAAGCAGTATTGACTG GTGAATATAAGAAAGATGAACTCTTGGAAAGTGCCAG GAGTggcaatgaggaaaaaatgatgGCCCTGCTTACACCATTAAATGTCAACTGTCATGCAAGTGATGGCAGAAAG tCAACTCCATTACATTTAGCAGCAGGATACAACAGGGTTAAGATTGTGCAGCTGTTATTGCAACATGGAGCTGATGTACATGCTAAAGACAAAGG AGATCTAGTGCCACTACACAATGCCTGCTCCTATGGTCATTATGAAGTAACCGAGCTTCTGGTGAAG CATGGTGCTTGTGTGAATGCTATGGATTTGTGGCAGTTCACACCTTTACATGAAGCGGCATCTAAGAATAGAGTTGAAGTGTGTTCTCTCCTGTTAAGTTATGGTGCAGATCCAACACTGCTAAATTGTCACAATAAAAGTGCCATCGATTTGGCTCCTACCCCTCAGCTAAAAGAAAGATTAGCTT ATGAATTCAAAGGCCATTCATTGCTACAGGCTGCAAGAGAAGCTGATGTTGCTCGAATCAAAAAAcatctttctctggagatagtgAATTTCAAACATCCCCAAACACATGAAACGGCATTG CACTGTGCTGCTGCATCTCCATATCCCAAGAGAAAACAAGTCTGTGAACTGTTACTAAGAAAAGGAGCAAAcatcaatgagaaaacaaaaga aTTCTTGACTCCTCTGCATGTGGCATCTGAAAAAGCTCATAATGATGTTGTTGAAGTAGTGGTGAAGCATGAAGCAAAG gttaatgCTTTAGATAATCTCGGTCAGACTTCTCTTCATAGAGCTGCACACTGTGGTCATTTGCAGACATGCCGACTTCTCTTGAGCTATGGGTGTGACCCTTCAATTGTATCTCTTCAAGGCTTCACAGCTTTACAAATGGGAAATGAAAATGTACAGCAACTTCTTCAAG aggGTCTCCCTTTGAGTAATTCAGATGCAGATAGACAGTTGCTAGAAGCTGCAAAGGCTGGAGATGTGGACACTGTAAAA AAATTGTGCACTGCTCAGAGCGTCAATTGCCGAGACATCGAAGGGCGCCAATCTACACCACTTCATTTTGCAGCAGGATACAACAGAGTGTCTGTGGTTGAATATCTGCTGCAGCATGGAGCTGATGTGCATGCTAAAGATAAAGG tggcCTTGTGCCTTTGCACAATGCATGTTCTTATGGACATTACGAAGTTGCAGAACTGCTTGTTAAACATGGAGCAGTGGTTAATGTAGCTGATTTGTGGAAATTCACACCTTTACATGAAGCTGCAGCAAAAGGAAAATACGAGATTTGTAAACTTCTTCTACAG CATGGCGCAGACCCTACAAAGAAAAACCGAGATGGAAATACTCCCTTGGACCTTGTTAAAGATGGAGACACAGATATCCAGGATCTGCTTAGAGGTGATGCAGCTTTGCTAGATGCTGCCAAAAAGGGCTGCTTAGCCAGAGTAAAAAAGTTATCCTCACCTGATAATGTAAATTGCCGAGATACTCAGGGCCGACATTCAACCCCATTACATTTAGCAG cTGGTTACAACAATTTAGAAGTTGCAGAATATCTGTTGCAACATGGAGCTGATGTGAATGCCCAGGACAAAGGTGGTCTAATTCCATTACATAATGCAGCATCATATGGG CATGTAGATGTGGCAGCATTACTTATCAAGTATAATGCTTGTGTAAATGCCACGGATAAATGGGCTTTCACCCCTCTGCATGAAGCAGCCCAGAAGGGAAGAACCCAACTCTGTGCCTTATTGTTGGCGCATGGAGCTGACCCTACACTGAAAAACCAAGAAGGACAAACCCCACTGGACTTAGTTACT GCAGATGATGTTAGTGCTCTTTTGACAGCAGCCATGCCACCTTCTGCCTTGCCATGTTGTTATAAACCACAAGTCATCAATGGTCTGAGAAGTACAGGAGCTACATCAGATGTTCTGTCATCAGTTCCCTCCAGTCCATCCACCCTCTCTGCAGCTAGTAGTCTTGACAATTTATCTGGTAGTTTCCCTGAACTCTCTTCAGTTGTTAATTCAAGTGGAACAGAGGGGGCTTCAGgtctggaaaaaaaggaag ttcCAGGAGTAGATTTTAGTATAAATCAGTTTGTAAGAAATCTTGGACTTGAACATTTAATCGATGTATTTGAGAGAGAACAG atcaCATTGGATATTTTAGTTGAAATGGGACATAAGGAATTAAAGGAGATTGGGATCAATGCTTATGGGCATAGGCATAAAATCATTAAAGGCGTTGAAAGACTTATCTCCGGACAACAAG GTCTCAACCCATACTTGACTCTGAATACTTCTGGTAGTGGAACAATTCTCATAGATCTATCTCCTGAAGACAAAGAATTTCAGTCTGTGGAAGAAGAG ATGCAGAGTACAGTCCGAGAACACAGAGATGGAGGTCATGCTGGTGGAATCTTTAACAGATATAATATtctaaag attcagAAAGTTTGTAATAAAAAACTCTGGGAAAGATACACTCACCGAAGGAAAGAGGTTTCTGAAGAAAATCATAACCATGCTAATGAAAGAATGCTGTTTCATG gtTCTCCATTTGTGAATGCAATTATTCATAAAGGTTTTGATGAAAGACATGCCTATATAGGTGGAATGTTTGGAGCTGGCATTTACTTCGCTGAGAACTCCTCCAAAAGCAATCAGTATGTATATGGAATCGGAGGTGGTACTGGGTGCCCAGTTCACAAAGATAGATCTTGTTATATATGCCACAG GCAACTGCTATTTTGCCGGGTAACATTGGGGAAGTCTTTCCTGCAGTTCAGTGCAATGAAAATGGCTCATTCTCCTCCCGGACATCATTCAGTCACAGGTCGGCCTAGTGTTAATGGCCTGGCATTAGCAGAATATGTCATTTATAGAGGAGAACAG gcTTATCCAGAGTATTTGATTACTTACCAGATTGTGAAACCTGAAGCCATAGCTGAGGGATAG